One window of Pseudomonas sp. FP198 genomic DNA carries:
- a CDS encoding type 1 glutamine amidotransferase domain-containing protein, which translates to MKILMVLTSHDQLGDTGKKTGFWLEEFAAPYYVFVDAKATVTLASPKGGQPPLDPKSDEEDAQTDATRRFGADSQAQAALANTVPLGEVDPYDFDAVFYPGGHGPLWDLAEDTDSKTLIEAFYAANKPIAAVCHAPGVFKNVNAPDGQPVVKGKKVTGFTNSEEEAVGLTQVVPFLVEDMLKAKGGEYSKGADWGSHVVEDGHLITGQNPASSEAAAKALLKRLEAEQAG; encoded by the coding sequence ATGAAGATTCTAATGGTCCTTACATCTCACGATCAGTTGGGCGACACCGGCAAGAAAACCGGCTTCTGGCTGGAAGAATTCGCCGCTCCCTATTACGTGTTCGTCGATGCCAAGGCCACGGTCACGCTTGCGTCGCCGAAGGGCGGGCAACCACCGCTGGACCCCAAGAGCGATGAAGAGGACGCCCAGACTGATGCAACCCGTCGCTTCGGCGCCGACAGCCAGGCCCAAGCGGCGTTGGCCAACACCGTGCCGCTGGGCGAGGTCGACCCCTATGACTTCGATGCGGTGTTTTATCCCGGCGGTCATGGCCCCCTGTGGGATCTCGCCGAGGACACCGACTCCAAGACCCTCATCGAAGCGTTTTACGCGGCCAATAAACCCATCGCAGCCGTCTGCCACGCGCCCGGGGTATTCAAGAACGTCAATGCCCCGGACGGCCAACCCGTGGTCAAGGGTAAAAAAGTCACCGGTTTCACCAACTCCGAAGAAGAGGCGGTGGGGTTGACCCAAGTGGTCCCGTTCCTGGTGGAGGACATGCTCAAGGCCAAGGGCGGCGAGTATTCCAAAGGGGCGGACTGGGGCAGCCACGTGGTCGAGGATGGGCATCTGATCACCGGGCAGAATCCTGCCTCGTCCGAAGCGGCCGCCAAGGCGCTGCTCAAGCGGTTGGAGGCGGAACAGGCGGGTTGA
- a CDS encoding aldehyde dehydrogenase family protein: MTTQSSNRYSVDPQSAQRFYINGGWTAPANPASLAVVNPATEEVVAQVASGSAEDIDRAVAAARAAFAGWSATSTASRALLLGKIHELILERKEAFAQAISLEMGSAIAAARAMQVPLAAEHVRVARDLLSTYRFQTLEGTTAIRREPIGVCALITPWNWPLYQITAKVAPALAAGCTVVLKPSELSPLSALLFAQVVHDAGVPPGVFNLVNGSGHVVGAAMAEHADIDMISITGSNRAGTLVAQAAAPTAKRVGQELGGKSPNILLPDADFAKAVPAGVLAALRNVGQSCSAPTRMIVPKDRLAEVEALAAATANAIIVGDPQSPETVLGPIANQAQFNRVQAMIETGLHEGAKLLCGGLGRVPGFEKGYYTRPTVFSEVDNAMRIAQEEIFGPVLCIIAYETIDEAVAIANDTVYGLGAHVQSQDLDLARAVASRIRAGQVLLNYPAWNPMAPFGGYKRSGNGREYGVFGLEEYLETKAIVGFG, from the coding sequence ATGACTACTCAATCTTCGAATCGCTACAGTGTTGATCCGCAATCGGCTCAGCGGTTTTATATCAATGGCGGTTGGACTGCGCCGGCCAACCCGGCCAGCCTGGCGGTGGTCAACCCGGCGACCGAAGAAGTGGTCGCCCAGGTCGCCAGCGGCTCTGCCGAGGATATTGATCGGGCGGTGGCAGCGGCGCGCGCCGCGTTTGCCGGTTGGTCTGCCACCTCGACGGCGTCGCGCGCGCTGCTGCTGGGCAAGATCCATGAGCTTATCCTTGAGCGAAAAGAAGCGTTTGCCCAGGCGATCTCCCTGGAAATGGGCTCGGCCATCGCTGCCGCACGGGCAATGCAGGTACCCCTGGCGGCCGAACACGTTCGGGTCGCGCGGGATCTGCTGTCCACCTATCGTTTCCAGACGCTCGAGGGCACGACCGCAATCCGACGCGAACCCATAGGCGTCTGCGCTCTGATCACGCCCTGGAACTGGCCGCTTTACCAGATCACCGCAAAGGTCGCCCCGGCGCTGGCGGCCGGATGCACGGTGGTGCTCAAGCCCAGTGAGCTTTCACCGCTGAGCGCCCTGTTGTTTGCACAGGTGGTGCATGACGCGGGCGTGCCACCGGGGGTCTTCAACCTGGTGAACGGCAGCGGCCATGTGGTCGGCGCGGCGATGGCGGAACACGCTGATATCGACATGATTTCGATCACCGGCTCAAACCGCGCGGGCACGCTGGTGGCGCAGGCGGCCGCCCCGACGGCAAAACGGGTCGGCCAGGAATTGGGTGGTAAATCGCCGAACATACTGCTTCCCGACGCGGACTTTGCCAAAGCCGTCCCGGCCGGCGTGCTGGCGGCGCTGCGCAACGTTGGACAATCATGCAGCGCCCCAACCCGAATGATCGTTCCCAAGGACCGACTGGCTGAAGTCGAAGCGCTGGCGGCCGCAACCGCCAACGCCATCATCGTTGGCGATCCGCAATCGCCGGAGACGGTACTCGGCCCGATTGCCAATCAAGCCCAGTTCAATCGCGTGCAAGCGATGATCGAGACCGGCCTCCACGAAGGCGCAAAACTGCTTTGCGGCGGTCTCGGACGCGTGCCCGGTTTTGAAAAGGGTTACTACACCCGCCCGACAGTGTTCTCCGAAGTGGATAACGCCATGCGCATCGCCCAAGAGGAAATCTTCGGGCCGGTGCTATGCATCATTGCCTATGAAACGATCGACGAGGCGGTGGCTATTGCGAACGATACGGTCTACGGGCTGGGCGCCCACGTCCAGTCACAAGACCTTGACCTGGCGCGCGCGGTGGCTTCTCGGATCCGCGCCGGGCAAGTGCTCCTGAATTACCCCGCGTGGAATCCCATGGCGCCGTTCGGTGGTTACAAGCGATCGGGCAATGGCCGTGAGTACGGCGTCTTCGGGCTTGAGGAATATCTGGAAACCAAGGCGATCGTCGGGTTCGGCTGA
- a CDS encoding LysR family transcriptional regulator — protein sequence MEYELQDIRSFVKIAELGSFHEAADALHLSQPALSRRMKKLEEGLGTALLDRTTRKVSLTSVGRDFLPKARRLLDDFDDSILNIRELAERQIGRVTLACIPTAAFYFLPSVIRLYNERYPKIRIRLLDLSANEGLEAVLRGEADFGINMMSGQHPDIEFVPLVNEPFVLACRRDHELAGRSAVTWSELSDYRLIGVGRLSGNRMLLDHALSGLSWRPQWFYEVQHLSTSLGLVEAGLGVSAMPSLAMPAGDHPTLVSVPLIEPVVNRSLGLVYRRGASLSPAAEKFVSILLEQWPQ from the coding sequence ATGGAATATGAACTGCAGGACATCCGATCTTTCGTGAAAATCGCCGAACTGGGGAGTTTTCATGAAGCCGCCGATGCGCTGCACCTGTCCCAGCCGGCCCTGAGCCGGCGCATGAAAAAGCTTGAGGAAGGCTTGGGCACGGCCCTGCTTGATCGCACCACGCGCAAGGTCAGCCTGACCAGCGTCGGGCGGGATTTCCTGCCCAAGGCGCGGCGCTTGCTGGATGATTTCGACGACTCGATTCTCAACATCCGCGAGCTGGCGGAACGACAGATCGGCCGGGTGACCCTGGCCTGCATCCCGACGGCGGCGTTCTATTTCCTGCCTTCGGTGATCCGGCTCTACAACGAGCGCTACCCTAAGATCCGCATCCGCCTGCTCGACCTCAGCGCCAACGAAGGATTGGAGGCAGTACTGCGCGGCGAAGCCGATTTCGGCATCAACATGATGAGCGGCCAGCACCCGGACATCGAATTCGTGCCGCTGGTCAACGAACCCTTTGTATTGGCCTGCCGGCGCGACCACGAGCTGGCTGGACGCAGCGCCGTAACCTGGTCGGAACTCAGCGATTATCGATTGATCGGGGTCGGGCGCCTGAGCGGCAACCGCATGCTGCTCGATCACGCGCTGTCTGGCCTGAGCTGGCGTCCGCAGTGGTTCTACGAAGTGCAGCATTTGTCCACCTCCCTCGGCCTGGTCGAGGCCGGCCTCGGGGTGTCGGCGATGCCCAGCCTGGCAATGCCTGCCGGGGACCATCCAACACTGGTCAGCGTGCCGCTGATCGAGCCGGTGGTGAACCGGTCATTGGGCCTGGTCTATCGACGAGGGGCTTCGCTGTCGCCTGCCGCGGAGAAGTTCGTCTCGATCCTGCTGGAGCAGTGGCCACAGTAG
- a CDS encoding CitMHS family transporter: MLALLGLAMVVVFTFLIMTKRLSPIVALTIVPIVFAILGGFGGTTGKMMLDGLKMVAPSAALLLFAILFFGLMIDAGLFDPLIRKILKRVNGDPMKIAVGTALLSLLVALDGDGTTTYMITCAAMLPLYKRIGMNPMILATVSMLSLSIMSGMTPWGGPATRAIAALGLDAGEYFVPLLPTMIGGAAWVVFTAYLLGRAERKRIGNIQLQSGGGDCYIKAILEDTPHKRPKLAYVNLLLVIAVMVALVMGLMHSAILFLIGFVLALVINYPQLDIQKERILAHSGNAMTVVLLVFAAGIFAGIFSGTKMVDALAQTLVDWIPPSWGHLFPLVVAITSMPLTFVLSNDAYYFGVVPILANAAAAYGIHPVEIARASILGQPVHLMSPLVASTLLLVGMVDRDLGDFQKATLKWAVLTSLVITALALLTGALTLFS; the protein is encoded by the coding sequence ATGCTCGCTTTACTTGGCTTGGCCATGGTGGTGGTCTTTACCTTCCTGATAATGACCAAACGGCTGTCGCCGATCGTCGCCCTGACAATCGTGCCGATCGTCTTCGCAATACTGGGCGGGTTTGGCGGAACCACCGGCAAGATGATGCTGGACGGCCTGAAGATGGTCGCGCCGTCGGCGGCGCTGCTGCTGTTCGCGATCCTGTTTTTTGGCCTGATGATCGACGCCGGCCTGTTCGACCCGCTGATCCGCAAGATTCTCAAGCGCGTCAATGGCGACCCGATGAAGATCGCCGTGGGCACCGCACTGTTGTCATTGCTAGTGGCCCTGGACGGTGACGGCACGACGACCTACATGATCACCTGCGCCGCGATGCTGCCGCTGTACAAGCGCATCGGCATGAATCCGATGATCCTGGCGACCGTCTCGATGCTGTCGCTGAGCATCATGAGCGGCATGACGCCCTGGGGTGGCCCGGCGACCCGCGCCATCGCAGCGTTGGGCCTGGATGCCGGCGAGTATTTCGTGCCGCTGCTGCCAACCATGATCGGCGGCGCCGCCTGGGTGGTGTTCACCGCGTACCTGCTGGGCCGCGCCGAGCGCAAGCGCATTGGCAACATCCAACTGCAAAGCGGTGGCGGTGATTGCTACATCAAGGCGATTCTTGAAGACACGCCGCACAAGCGTCCGAAGCTGGCCTACGTCAATCTGCTGCTGGTGATCGCGGTGATGGTCGCGCTGGTGATGGGCCTCATGCATTCGGCGATCCTGTTCCTGATCGGTTTTGTCCTGGCGCTGGTGATCAACTATCCGCAGCTGGATATCCAGAAGGAGCGCATCCTCGCTCATTCGGGCAACGCCATGACCGTGGTCTTGCTGGTGTTCGCGGCGGGCATTTTTGCCGGGATCTTTTCCGGGACCAAAATGGTCGATGCCCTGGCGCAGACCCTGGTCGACTGGATCCCGCCATCCTGGGGCCATCTGTTCCCGCTGGTGGTGGCGATTACCAGCATGCCGCTGACGTTCGTGCTGTCCAATGATGCCTACTACTTCGGTGTGGTGCCGATCCTGGCGAACGCCGCCGCTGCCTACGGCATTCATCCGGTGGAAATTGCCCGGGCATCGATTCTCGGTCAGCCGGTGCACCTGATGAGTCCGTTGGTGGCCTCGACCCTGTTGCTGGTGGGCATGGTCGACCGCGACCTCGGCGACTTCCAGAAAGCCACCCTCAAATGGGCGGTGCTCACCTCCCTGGTGATTACCGCGCTGGCCCTGCTGACCGGGGCGCTGACGCTGTTCTCCTGA
- a CDS encoding 4-oxalomesaconate tautomerase — protein MQRIPCVLMRGGTSKGPVFLAWDLPAVIAERDELLLNLMGSGHELEIDGIGGGSPQTSKVAIVSPSLHPEADVDYLFVQVMVSQRRVDTAPNCGNMLCAVGPFAIEQGLVKATGELTRVRIRNLNTGTFVNAEVQTPEGKVSYEGDTAIDGVPGTAAPVQLTFLDAAGSKTGKLFPTGQPLDLIDGVPVTCIDMAMPMLIIEASQLGKRGDESPAELDADKAFLQRLESLRLKAGLAMGLGDVSDKVIPKPVLVSAAKSGGTIQVRYFMPHNCHRALAITGSIGLATACVTDGSVAANLLGGASEPRLQRVRIEHPSGGIDVVLSYTGEKGETIRASVVRTARRLFSGFVYATVSRRLAG, from the coding sequence ATGCAACGAATTCCTTGTGTACTCATGCGCGGCGGCACGTCCAAAGGTCCGGTATTTCTCGCCTGGGATTTGCCTGCGGTGATCGCCGAACGAGACGAGTTGCTGCTTAACCTGATGGGCTCCGGTCATGAGCTGGAAATCGACGGCATCGGCGGTGGCAGCCCGCAAACCAGCAAAGTGGCGATCGTCAGTCCTTCGCTGCATCCGGAGGCCGATGTGGATTACCTGTTTGTGCAGGTCATGGTGTCCCAGCGGCGGGTCGATACCGCGCCCAACTGCGGCAACATGCTCTGCGCCGTCGGCCCGTTCGCCATCGAGCAGGGCCTGGTCAAGGCGACAGGCGAGCTGACCCGGGTGCGTATCCGCAACCTCAACACCGGCACATTCGTCAACGCCGAGGTGCAGACTCCGGAAGGCAAGGTCAGCTACGAGGGCGACACCGCCATTGATGGCGTGCCCGGCACGGCGGCGCCAGTGCAACTGACCTTCCTCGACGCCGCGGGCAGCAAGACCGGCAAACTCTTCCCGACCGGGCAACCCCTTGACCTGATCGACGGCGTCCCGGTGACCTGTATCGACATGGCCATGCCGATGCTGATCATCGAGGCCAGCCAATTGGGCAAGCGTGGCGACGAAAGCCCGGCCGAACTGGACGCCGACAAGGCCTTCCTGCAACGCCTGGAGTCGTTGCGACTGAAAGCCGGGCTCGCGATGGGCCTGGGCGACGTCAGCGACAAGGTGATTCCCAAGCCGGTGCTGGTGTCCGCGGCCAAGAGCGGCGGGACGATTCAAGTGCGCTACTTCATGCCGCACAACTGCCATCGCGCCCTGGCGATTACCGGCTCGATCGGCCTGGCGACGGCGTGCGTGACCGACGGCAGCGTTGCCGCCAACCTGCTTGGCGGCGCCAGCGAACCGCGCTTGCAGCGGGTGCGCATCGAGCACCCGAGCGGCGGCATTGACGTGGTGTTGTCCTACACCGGCGAAAAGGGTGAGACCATCCGTGCGTCGGTGGTCCGCACCGCCCGCCGGCTCTTCTCGGGCTTCGTCTACGCCACGGTTTCCCGGCGCCTGGCCGGATAG
- a CDS encoding OprD family porin, with translation MSNYLTRAAWFPILGLLPLSTASAEGFIDDSKLKLQLRNVYFNENFRDEHGMSARAARTAKSERTEWAQGFLLDYQSGYTPGTVGFGVDALGLLGVKLDSGRGRSGTGLLPVHDDGRAADEFARAGMTAKARVAKTTLKHGTLLPKNPLLIYNDARLLPQTYQGTQINSSDIDNLSLTGGHLQRFKLRDSSDSMPIVPDGYGGDQSGDFSYAGADYKLGKTLRLSYFYGELENFYRQNFAGIQHDLPLGHGVLTSDLRYFNSADAGSAYGGNLDNDMLSGLLSYAVIGHTFSAGYQKLSGEGGLPYISGATVYSFSNAGIGKFIEEDERTWMLGYGYDFARLGIPGLTFSSRYLSGDDGKSDSAVKEWERDAEVAYVVQQGTFKGLGVKLRNYVYRADFARGRDSNRLYLTYDIALW, from the coding sequence ATGAGCAATTACCTGACCCGCGCGGCCTGGTTTCCGATCCTCGGCCTGTTGCCGCTGTCCACGGCCAGCGCCGAAGGTTTCATCGACGACAGCAAGTTGAAGCTGCAACTGCGCAACGTCTACTTCAATGAGAACTTTCGCGACGAACATGGCATGAGCGCGCGGGCCGCCAGGACCGCCAAGAGCGAACGCACCGAATGGGCCCAGGGTTTCCTGTTGGATTATCAGTCAGGTTATACCCCGGGCACCGTCGGTTTCGGCGTCGATGCCCTGGGCCTGCTTGGGGTCAAGCTTGATTCCGGGCGCGGGCGCAGCGGCACCGGCCTGCTGCCGGTGCATGACGACGGGCGCGCCGCCGACGAGTTTGCCAGGGCCGGCATGACCGCCAAGGCCCGGGTGGCCAAGACCACCCTCAAGCACGGCACCTTGTTGCCGAAGAATCCGCTGTTGATCTACAACGATGCGCGCCTGTTGCCGCAGACCTACCAGGGAACGCAGATCAACAGCAGCGACATCGACAACCTCAGCCTGACTGGCGGGCATCTGCAGCGTTTCAAACTGCGCGATTCAAGCGACAGCATGCCGATCGTGCCCGACGGTTATGGTGGCGATCAGTCAGGCGACTTCAGCTACGCCGGCGCCGACTACAAGTTGGGCAAGACCCTGCGCCTGAGCTACTTCTATGGCGAGCTGGAGAACTTCTACCGACAGAACTTCGCTGGCATCCAGCACGACCTGCCGCTTGGCCACGGGGTTCTCACCAGCGATCTGCGCTACTTCAACAGCGCCGATGCCGGCTCGGCCTACGGCGGGAACCTCGATAACGACATGCTCAGCGGGCTGCTGTCGTATGCCGTCATCGGCCACACCTTCAGCGCCGGCTACCAGAAGCTCAGCGGGGAAGGAGGCTTGCCTTATATCAGCGGCGCGACGGTCTACTCCTTCAGCAACGCCGGCATCGGCAAGTTCATCGAGGAAGACGAGAGAACCTGGATGCTCGGTTACGGCTACGACTTCGCGCGCCTCGGCATTCCCGGCCTGACGTTTTCCAGTCGTTACCTCAGCGGCGATGATGGCAAATCCGACAGCGCCGTGAAGGAATGGGAGCGGGATGCAGAAGTGGCCTATGTCGTGCAGCAGGGCACCTTCAAAGGGCTGGGTGTGAAACTGCGCAACTATGTCTATCGCGCGGATTTTGCCAGGGGCCGTGACAGTAACCGTCTCTACCTGACCTACGATATTGCGCTTTGGTAA